One region of Chryseobacterium sp. SORGH_AS_0447 genomic DNA includes:
- a CDS encoding helix-turn-helix domain-containing protein: MKKNELMQYSCPLGKAMSALGSKWKPIIVLVIKDRKLRFGELAVRINVISRKVLTDQLREMQTDGLIVREEFKELPPRVEYSLTEKGLALLPILYLLEEWEMKYHVYDPEKVKDCKMILEGKKLQKTVV; the protein is encoded by the coding sequence ATGAAAAAAAACGAGTTAATGCAATACAGCTGTCCTTTAGGCAAGGCGATGTCTGCCTTAGGAAGCAAATGGAAACCGATTATCGTATTGGTAATCAAAGACCGGAAACTGCGTTTCGGGGAACTGGCCGTGCGCATTAATGTGATCTCCAGAAAAGTATTAACCGACCAACTGCGGGAAATGCAAACCGACGGTCTTATTGTCCGGGAAGAATTTAAGGAGCTTCCGCCAAGAGTGGAATACTCGCTAACCGAAAAAGGATTAGCTCTCTTGCCAATTCTGTACCTGCTGGAAGAATGGGAAATGAAATACCATGTGTATGATCCTGAAAAAGTAAAGGATTGTAAGATGATTCTGGAAGGCAAGAAATTACAGAAAACTGTTGTTTGA
- a CDS encoding NADH:flavin oxidoreductase: MSTESLFKPFQYKNLELKNRIVMAPMTRAQSDNGVPTQQIADYYARRAEAEVGLIISEGTVINRPASKNMQNIPDFYGKEALSGWKNVIDAVHENGGKMGPQIWHVGDTRSSAEYPEIPMEKASTMSLEDIQDTIAQFAASAKSAKDLGFDVLEIHGAHGYLIDQFFWEVTNTRTDEYGGKTLKERSKFAVDIVKAMRAAVGEDFTIIIRLSQWKQQDYAVKLAHTPEEMEEWLLPLKEAGVDIFHCSQRRFWEPEFEGSDLNFAGWAKKITGQPTITVGSVGLEGDFMSAFAGQGTEKTDLSELTRRLERGDFDLVAVGRAILQDPEWVKKVKAGSMDELQDFKAESLAVLY; this comes from the coding sequence ATGAGCACAGAATCATTATTTAAGCCTTTTCAATACAAAAATTTAGAATTAAAAAACAGAATCGTCATGGCTCCGATGACGAGAGCACAATCTGATAACGGAGTTCCCACGCAGCAGATCGCCGATTATTACGCCAGAAGAGCGGAGGCAGAAGTAGGATTGATTATCTCTGAAGGAACGGTAATCAACAGGCCTGCATCAAAAAACATGCAGAATATTCCGGATTTTTACGGAAAGGAAGCTTTGAGCGGGTGGAAAAACGTAATTGATGCGGTGCATGAAAACGGAGGTAAAATGGGACCTCAGATCTGGCACGTAGGCGATACCAGAAGTTCCGCCGAATATCCGGAAATTCCGATGGAGAAAGCATCTACGATGAGCTTAGAGGATATTCAGGATACGATTGCCCAGTTTGCCGCTTCGGCAAAATCCGCGAAAGATTTAGGATTTGACGTACTGGAAATTCACGGCGCCCACGGATATCTGATCGACCAGTTTTTCTGGGAGGTTACCAACACCAGAACCGATGAGTATGGCGGAAAGACGTTGAAAGAAAGAAGCAAGTTTGCCGTAGATATCGTAAAAGCCATGAGAGCAGCGGTAGGAGAAGATTTCACAATTATTATCCGTCTTTCCCAATGGAAGCAGCAGGATTATGCAGTTAAGCTGGCCCATACACCGGAAGAAATGGAAGAATGGCTGCTGCCTTTAAAAGAAGCGGGAGTTGATATTTTCCATTGCTCACAGCGACGTTTCTGGGAACCTGAATTTGAAGGTTCTGACCTGAATTTTGCAGGCTGGGCGAAAAAGATCACCGGACAGCCAACCATTACCGTAGGATCGGTAGGATTGGAAGGGGATTTCATGAGTGCTTTTGCCGGCCAGGGAACCGAAAAAACAGATTTATCCGAACTGACCAGAAGGCTGGAAAGGGGAGACTTTGATCTGGTTGCCGTAGGCCGTGCTATTTTACAGGACCCGGAATGGGTGAAAAAAGTAAAAGCCGGAAGCATGGATGAACTTCAGGACTTTAAAGCTGAAAGCCTTGCCGTTTTGTATTAG
- a CDS encoding transposase, with protein sequence MKNYKNIHLGKFIRARVKEKGMGVQKICSSMKITEEELSAIYELKSLDSEQILRWSKLLNYDFFRIYSQHLILYSPPVPEKADESLKVEKSSMPQFRKNIYTTEIIDFILELIKKGKKTKREVIEEYGIPKTTLYKWLSDRK encoded by the coding sequence ATGAAAAATTATAAGAATATCCATCTGGGAAAATTCATCAGAGCCCGTGTGAAGGAAAAAGGAATGGGCGTACAGAAAATCTGCAGTTCCATGAAGATTACCGAAGAGGAACTCTCTGCAATCTATGAACTTAAAAGTCTGGATTCTGAACAGATTCTCCGTTGGAGCAAATTACTAAACTATGATTTTTTCAGAATTTACAGCCAGCATCTGATCCTTTACTCGCCTCCTGTTCCAGAAAAAGCCGATGAAAGTCTCAAAGTTGAAAAATCGTCGATGCCCCAGTTCCGTAAAAACATCTACACCACAGAGATCATTGATTTTATCCTTGAACTTATAAAAAAAGGCAAGAAAACAAAGAGAGAAGTCATCGAAGAGTACGGCATCCCAAAAACGACTTTGTACAAATGGCTGAGCGACCGTAAGTAA
- a CDS encoding aminopeptidase C, protein MKKAKFVSLLFVLSAGSMMFAQDDLINKLKNNQSQHANFQFTTLKDVGATSVKNQGSSGTCWSYSGNSFLESEMQRMGKKPVDLAEIFTARNSYHDKAKLYVLNNGAISWGDGGELHDVINMYKKYGAVPQDVYTGLKQGQTLNNFSEMQGKLKPVLDSLVQAGSKGKLTDNWMSSVDAILDEYLGKVPANFTYEGKSYTPQTFAKEVVGINPDDYVELSSYKDYPYYQKFVVPIPDNWSHDSDWNVPMKDLTAIIDNAVNKGYSVGWATDVSEPYFSYKNGVAYVPDMDLDQINKDNKGTLFTEPKKDKTITEDMRQKALNNLSTTDDHGMHIVGLAKDQSGKEYYMVKNSWGVSNDFEGYIYVTRPYVEYKSTAILVHKDALPKSIKRELKPTQSIGL, encoded by the coding sequence ATGAAAAAAGCCAAATTTGTATCATTACTTTTTGTTTTGTCTGCAGGAAGTATGATGTTTGCTCAGGATGACTTAATCAACAAGTTAAAAAACAATCAGTCCCAACATGCCAATTTCCAGTTTACCACGCTGAAGGATGTAGGAGCCACTTCGGTGAAGAACCAGGGTTCATCCGGAACATGCTGGAGCTATTCGGGGAATTCTTTCCTGGAGTCTGAAATGCAGAGGATGGGTAAAAAGCCTGTGGACCTGGCAGAAATCTTTACCGCAAGGAATTCGTATCACGACAAAGCAAAATTATACGTTCTGAATAACGGAGCGATCAGCTGGGGTGACGGTGGAGAATTGCACGACGTAATCAATATGTATAAAAAATACGGTGCTGTTCCTCAGGACGTATACACCGGATTAAAGCAGGGACAGACCCTGAACAATTTCTCTGAAATGCAGGGAAAACTGAAGCCTGTACTGGACAGCCTGGTTCAGGCCGGATCTAAAGGGAAACTGACGGATAACTGGATGTCTTCCGTAGATGCGATCCTGGATGAATATCTGGGTAAAGTCCCTGCGAATTTTACTTATGAAGGGAAATCATACACGCCACAGACTTTCGCCAAGGAAGTAGTTGGCATTAATCCCGACGATTATGTAGAACTGTCTTCCTATAAAGATTATCCGTACTACCAGAAATTCGTCGTGCCGATTCCTGATAACTGGAGCCACGATTCCGACTGGAATGTTCCGATGAAAGACTTGACGGCTATTATCGATAATGCCGTAAATAAAGGCTATTCCGTAGGATGGGCAACCGATGTTTCGGAACCGTATTTTTCATACAAGAACGGGGTGGCCTATGTTCCGGATATGGATCTTGACCAGATCAACAAAGATAACAAAGGAACCTTATTCACTGAACCGAAAAAAGATAAGACCATCACCGAAGATATGCGCCAAAAGGCATTGAACAACCTTTCCACTACCGACGATCACGGAATGCATATTGTAGGCCTTGCCAAAGACCAGTCGGGAAAAGAATATTACATGGTAAAGAATTCATGGGGTGTAAGCAACGATTTTGAAGGATATATCTATGTAACAAGACCGTATGTAGAATATAAATCCACAGCGATCCTGGTTCATAAAGATGCGCTTCCGAAAAGCATCAAAAGAGAGCTGAAGCCTACGCAGAGCATTGGCCTTTAA
- a CDS encoding RNA polymerase sigma factor, which produces MERELLLECQRNDRNAQRKVYEKMAGKLYSVCKRYLKNDEDIEEVLADSFYKIFTKLSQLQNPDIFESWAKKIAVNECLQKLRTAKELHISLEEDHAFSSDSSLENVSFEKDILSLLNFLPEGCRAIFNLFAIEGYPHKEIASMLSISEGTSKSQLNFARKRLQELLVNQHI; this is translated from the coding sequence ATGGAACGAGAGCTATTATTGGAATGCCAGCGGAACGACCGCAACGCCCAGCGGAAAGTCTATGAGAAGATGGCGGGAAAGCTGTATTCGGTATGCAAACGCTACCTGAAGAATGATGAGGATATTGAAGAAGTGCTGGCAGACAGCTTCTACAAAATCTTCACCAAGCTGAGCCAGCTACAGAATCCCGATATTTTTGAATCCTGGGCCAAAAAAATTGCGGTAAATGAATGCCTCCAGAAACTAAGGACGGCGAAGGAGCTTCATATTTCGCTGGAAGAAGACCACGCTTTCTCATCCGATTCTTCCCTGGAAAATGTGTCGTTTGAAAAAGATATCCTGAGCCTGCTGAACTTTCTTCCCGAAGGATGCAGGGCTATATTTAATCTCTTTGCCATCGAGGGCTATCCTCATAAAGAAATTGCGAGTATGCTTTCCATTAGCGAAGGCACCTCCAAATCCCAGCTCAATTTTGCCAGAAAACGGCTGCAGGAGCTTTTGGTAAACCAACATATATAA
- a CDS encoding TonB-dependent receptor plug domain-containing protein, with protein sequence MENNSIDKTFSEASKKLEEPTTFPGFDKVWAKVEEKLDKKETKKRKTIGLWIPYGIAASLLIGSGIFYFTSNKENAELPPQSIANHTVTSENKSAEIPETIRKTDSLVKANIQSEMLPPPTAKIAYQKVSEISVNRSADRLPEVSAPQVLPQETAVAAEDKMMMETAERQNTEEVIAMGVRKEKASMVKALSSASPAKKRLAELNAVADTAEAVYPTSPYNRNELSQEPEILAYNKGYLQKDKLIAMGGNPSGFGKRIGNKEALNGLQGAVPGVKINSITGAPGSGKVDISISCQRSLLSDNNPLFIIDGAEASQETFMKTDPKKIESMQVFKGEKAIALFGTQAANGVILVETKDISKKEKRRMKKLFREKLPQK encoded by the coding sequence ATGGAAAACAACAGTATCGATAAAACCTTCAGTGAAGCTTCTAAAAAATTGGAAGAACCTACGACTTTTCCCGGGTTTGATAAAGTCTGGGCAAAAGTAGAGGAAAAGCTGGATAAAAAAGAAACGAAAAAAAGAAAAACCATAGGACTCTGGATCCCTTACGGAATTGCAGCCAGCTTACTCATCGGCTCCGGGATTTTCTACTTTACCAGCAATAAAGAGAATGCAGAACTTCCACCGCAAAGCATTGCCAATCATACCGTTACCTCAGAGAATAAGTCAGCAGAAATACCTGAAACTATCCGGAAAACCGACAGCCTGGTCAAGGCAAATATCCAAAGTGAAATGTTGCCTCCGCCGACAGCAAAAATAGCCTATCAAAAGGTTTCTGAAATATCCGTTAACCGTTCAGCAGACCGACTGCCTGAGGTATCGGCTCCTCAGGTTCTACCGCAGGAAACAGCAGTTGCAGCAGAAGATAAAATGATGATGGAGACGGCAGAACGTCAGAATACCGAAGAAGTGATTGCGATGGGCGTCCGAAAAGAAAAGGCTTCTATGGTTAAAGCTCTTTCATCAGCTTCCCCCGCGAAAAAGAGGCTGGCTGAACTGAATGCTGTTGCTGATACGGCAGAAGCAGTTTATCCAACTTCTCCTTACAACCGTAATGAGCTGTCGCAGGAACCGGAAATCCTGGCTTACAATAAAGGATATCTTCAAAAAGATAAGCTGATAGCAATGGGCGGCAATCCGTCCGGTTTCGGGAAAAGGATCGGAAACAAAGAAGCCCTCAATGGACTTCAGGGAGCGGTACCGGGAGTAAAAATCAATTCGATTACAGGAGCACCGGGTTCGGGAAAGGTAGATATTTCGATCAGCTGCCAACGCTCTTTACTGTCAGACAATAATCCGTTGTTTATCATCGATGGTGCAGAAGCAAGCCAGGAAACCTTCATGAAAACGGACCCTAAAAAAATTGAATCCATGCAGGTCTTTAAAGGCGAAAAGGCCATTGCACTCTTTGGGACCCAAGCAGCCAACGGAGTTATTCTCGTAGAAACTAAAGACATTTCCAAAAAGGAAAAGCGGAGGATGAAAAAGCTTTTCAGAGAAAAGCTGCCTCAAAAATAG
- a CDS encoding VWA domain-containing protein, translating into MKKTAISILALMILQGCKTKTISDQNKETQKLSLKKDRDQDGIRNKEDLCPEIAGPIENNGCPWPDTDGDGTIDKDDACPSVAGPQENNGCPWPDTDGDGILDKDDACPTVPGMPEYNGCPKPKMATAMEVESVVVTSFQKQLYRTPVNHHKTSKKHFGKNRDYNDEEYDRLIENPFELTKNQPLSTFSIDVDNASYSNVRRMIEDGEVEKDAVRIEEMVNYFKYNYPQPKDKQPFSINTELGTAPWNPGHKLLKIGLKGKNIPMNNLPPSNIVFLIDTSGSMAEENKLPLLRSSLKVLLDQLRPADQVAIVVYAGSAGVVLPSTSVAEKKKITDALDQLSAGGSTAGGAGIELAYKLARESFIKGGNNRVILATDGDFNVGVSSTGDLESLIEEKRKSGVFLTCLGYGMGNYKDNRMETLADKGNGNYAYIDNLQEANKFLGREFAGNLYTIAKDVKVQIEFNPKYVKSYRLIGYENRKLRNEDFVNDKVDAGELGSGHTVTALYEIIPANSHSKFLPKQNRLKYASTAATKGFGDEFGTVKFRYKKPQGSKSAEMVQVIKNSDTPKVSSDFKFASSVAWFGLVLRDSKLITQKNLSEIERLAKENKGEDKEGDRSGFVKMIQDYKEIK; encoded by the coding sequence ATGAAAAAAACAGCAATTAGCATATTGGCTCTGATGATCTTGCAGGGCTGCAAAACCAAAACCATTTCGGATCAGAATAAAGAAACCCAAAAGTTGAGTCTTAAAAAAGATAGAGACCAGGACGGCATCAGGAACAAAGAGGATCTGTGTCCTGAAATTGCCGGGCCGATCGAAAACAACGGCTGCCCATGGCCGGATACGGATGGCGACGGCACTATTGATAAGGATGATGCCTGCCCGTCCGTAGCCGGACCTCAGGAAAACAACGGCTGTCCATGGCCGGATACCGATGGCGACGGAATCCTCGATAAGGATGATGCCTGCCCAACTGTTCCCGGAATGCCGGAATACAATGGCTGTCCGAAACCGAAAATGGCAACCGCGATGGAAGTAGAATCTGTTGTGGTCACTTCTTTTCAGAAACAATTATACCGTACTCCTGTCAACCATCATAAAACAAGTAAGAAACATTTCGGTAAAAACAGAGATTATAATGATGAAGAGTATGACCGACTGATTGAGAATCCTTTTGAACTGACAAAAAATCAGCCGTTATCGACTTTTTCAATTGACGTAGACAATGCTTCGTACTCGAATGTGAGAAGAATGATTGAAGATGGAGAAGTAGAGAAAGATGCGGTGAGGATCGAGGAAATGGTTAATTATTTTAAATACAATTATCCTCAGCCTAAAGACAAGCAGCCTTTTTCCATCAATACCGAACTTGGGACTGCTCCGTGGAATCCTGGCCATAAACTGCTGAAAATCGGATTGAAAGGAAAGAATATTCCGATGAATAACTTGCCACCCTCCAACATTGTATTCCTGATTGATACCTCGGGTTCCATGGCAGAAGAAAACAAGCTGCCGTTGCTGCGGTCTTCTTTAAAAGTATTATTGGATCAGCTGCGCCCGGCAGATCAAGTAGCCATCGTGGTGTACGCAGGAAGTGCCGGCGTTGTACTGCCATCGACTTCGGTAGCTGAAAAAAAGAAAATCACCGATGCTTTGGATCAGCTGAGTGCCGGAGGAAGCACAGCCGGAGGAGCCGGTATTGAGCTGGCCTACAAACTGGCAAGGGAAAGTTTCATTAAGGGAGGAAATAACAGAGTGATTTTAGCGACAGATGGTGATTTCAACGTCGGTGTTTCGTCCACAGGTGATTTAGAAAGTCTGATCGAAGAAAAAAGAAAATCCGGAGTATTTCTTACCTGCCTGGGTTACGGAATGGGGAATTACAAAGACAATAGGATGGAAACGCTGGCCGATAAAGGAAACGGAAATTATGCGTATATCGACAACCTGCAGGAAGCCAATAAATTCCTGGGAAGGGAATTTGCCGGTAACCTTTACACCATTGCAAAAGACGTTAAGGTCCAGATCGAATTTAATCCGAAATATGTGAAATCGTACCGCCTGATCGGTTATGAAAACCGGAAATTAAGAAACGAGGATTTTGTAAATGATAAAGTTGATGCAGGAGAACTGGGCAGCGGCCATACCGTAACGGCGTTGTATGAGATCATTCCGGCCAACAGCCATTCGAAGTTTCTGCCGAAGCAGAACAGGCTTAAATATGCTTCCACTGCTGCAACAAAAGGATTTGGTGATGAATTCGGAACCGTAAAATTCAGATATAAAAAACCTCAGGGGTCAAAGAGCGCAGAAATGGTGCAGGTCATCAAAAATTCAGATACCCCGAAGGTGAGCTCCGATTTTAAGTTTGCTTCTTCCGTTGCCTGGTTCGGGCTGGTTTTACGAGATTCTAAATTAATTACCCAAAAGAACCTATCGGAAATCGAGCGGCTTGCCAAAGAAAACAAGGGCGAAGATAAAGAAGGGGATAGAAGTGGATTTGTAAAAATGATCCAGGATTATAAAGAAATAAAATAA
- a CDS encoding DUF4139 domain-containing protein: protein MKKVIIVALCSISLIAFGQKPVFAEAKLNSVTLYEQSAELYSNSTFKIPKGSSEVVITNIAQNIDESTIKIGSRSKVSVLTYRFTTDENFYKTELDKRNPQHKIVLDSISLMEKKLKDLDFQKTALANSIGILDKNQIINAGSTSYSKELEKLIDYYQKKRTELSIQLDKAETSYSSVAEKLDKLRTKFDLNNQELEKYPKGKLVLQISSEGSEDVNLDIRYSIREALWRPYYDVVIPDINSKAQLLYKAMVRQNSGLDWKNVELHLVSGYPNVKKQIPFLPAWSLLYQEPLAAVDHGVKLDRAENYVSVRSSSVKQVSVAEVALVGSTVSRNQLNVAYDLKDRYTILSNNQDNSINLDRTEIPAIYTYYTIPKIDRTVYLIAELDNLDKYNLINAEANVIFENTNVGKTTLNAENTDSKLLLTLGDDKRISVKREAVKDKTMEKSISSSNKEQQFAYQLTIRNNKSEKVKIRIKDRIPVSQDKQLIITLVNKGGATYNEETGELTWDILLNANETRKLEFSFKVNSLKNRTILGL from the coding sequence ATGAAAAAGGTCATTATCGTTGCTTTATGCAGTATTTCACTTATTGCATTCGGGCAAAAACCTGTATTTGCGGAAGCGAAATTAAATTCAGTTACTTTATACGAACAATCTGCAGAACTGTACAGCAACAGCACATTTAAAATTCCGAAAGGGAGCTCAGAAGTTGTGATTACAAACATTGCGCAGAATATCGATGAAAGTACTATAAAAATAGGCTCCCGATCTAAAGTTTCAGTTCTTACGTATCGATTCACAACAGATGAAAATTTTTACAAAACGGAACTGGATAAAAGAAACCCGCAGCATAAGATTGTCCTGGACAGCATTTCTCTTATGGAGAAAAAATTAAAGGATCTGGACTTCCAGAAAACAGCCTTAGCAAACAGCATTGGTATTTTGGATAAAAATCAAATAATTAATGCGGGATCCACTTCCTATTCAAAAGAACTTGAAAAGCTCATTGATTATTATCAGAAAAAAAGAACCGAATTGAGCATACAGCTGGATAAAGCTGAAACTTCCTATTCTTCTGTGGCTGAAAAGCTGGATAAATTACGGACAAAATTTGATCTCAACAATCAGGAACTGGAAAAATATCCTAAAGGAAAACTGGTTCTGCAGATTTCGAGCGAAGGTTCGGAAGATGTAAATTTAGACATCAGATACAGCATCCGTGAAGCTTTGTGGAGACCTTACTACGATGTTGTTATTCCTGATATAAACTCCAAAGCACAGTTGCTGTATAAAGCAATGGTAAGACAGAATTCCGGACTGGACTGGAAGAATGTTGAGCTTCATCTGGTTTCGGGATATCCGAATGTCAAGAAACAGATTCCTTTTTTACCTGCGTGGAGTTTGCTTTATCAGGAACCTTTAGCAGCCGTTGATCACGGAGTAAAATTGGACCGTGCTGAAAATTATGTTTCAGTAAGATCATCATCTGTAAAACAGGTAAGTGTTGCTGAAGTTGCCCTGGTTGGTTCAACTGTTTCCAGAAACCAGCTGAATGTGGCCTACGATCTGAAAGACCGGTATACCATTTTATCCAATAATCAGGATAACAGTATTAATCTGGACCGGACAGAAATTCCTGCAATCTATACGTACTATACCATTCCGAAAATTGACAGAACGGTTTATCTGATTGCAGAACTCGATAATCTTGATAAATACAACCTCATCAATGCGGAAGCGAATGTAATTTTCGAAAATACGAATGTCGGCAAAACAACCCTTAACGCAGAAAATACAGACAGTAAACTTTTACTCACTCTGGGCGACGATAAAAGAATAAGCGTCAAAAGAGAAGCAGTTAAAGATAAAACCATGGAAAAGAGTATTTCTTCATCCAATAAAGAACAGCAGTTTGCCTATCAATTAACCATTCGTAACAACAAAAGTGAAAAGGTTAAGATCAGAATCAAAGACAGAATTCCGGTCTCTCAGGATAAGCAGCTCATCATAACGCTGGTCAATAAAGGAGGTGCCACTTATAATGAAGAAACGGGAGAACTGACCTGGGATATCCTTTTAAATGCCAATGAGACCAGAAAATTAGAATTTTCATTTAAAGTCAATTCCTTAAAAAACAGGACGATTTTAGGATTATAA
- a CDS encoding GbsR/MarR family transcriptional regulator — translation MTLSEAKEKYIQTWGTFATNWGINRTMAQVHALLIASERPLSTDEVMQQLEISRGNANMNIRALMDWGIVRKEFVKGDRKEYFIAEKDVWYLFKQITKERRKREIEPVISFLEELKDIEDKDTEGAKEFIKLMNDFSSVTGKINNIMDLAIKSDDHWLVGKITNLLK, via the coding sequence ATGACACTTTCGGAAGCTAAAGAAAAATACATTCAGACCTGGGGAACGTTCGCCACCAATTGGGGGATCAACCGGACGATGGCGCAGGTACACGCTTTGCTGATCGCAAGTGAAAGGCCGCTATCAACCGATGAGGTGATGCAGCAGCTGGAAATTTCCAGGGGGAATGCCAATATGAACATCAGAGCCTTGATGGACTGGGGAATCGTAAGGAAAGAATTTGTGAAAGGCGACCGGAAAGAATATTTTATAGCGGAGAAAGATGTCTGGTACCTGTTCAAGCAGATTACCAAAGAACGTCGGAAAAGGGAAATAGAACCCGTGATTTCCTTTCTGGAAGAGCTGAAGGATATTGAAGACAAGGATACGGAAGGAGCCAAAGAATTCATCAAGCTGATGAACGATTTCAGTTCCGTGACCGGGAAAATCAACAACATCATGGATCTGGCGATCAAAAGCGACGACCACTGGCTGGTAGGGAAAATTACCAACCTGTTGAAATAG